Proteins from one Bos taurus isolate L1 Dominette 01449 registration number 42190680 breed Hereford chromosome 7, ARS-UCD2.0, whole genome shotgun sequence genomic window:
- the OR2C3B gene encoding olfactory receptor 2C3 yields MMEIANVSFPEVFILLGFSERPSLEPILFIFVLGIYVVTVLGNGVIIVVSCMDVHLHTPMYFFLVNLSFLDISFTTSIVPQLLVNLWGPQKTISYGGCVIQFYISHWLGATECVLLAVMSYDRYAAICRPLHYTVIMHPKLCCSLAFASWLGGLTTSMVGSTLTMLLPLCGNNRIDHFFCEMPLIMQLACVDTSFNEVEMYVASFIFVVLPLGLILVSYSRIAWAVLTIRSAEGWRKAFNTCSSHVAVVALFYGSIIFMYLQPAKRNSHEEGKLVALFYTVVTPMLNPLIYTLRNKTVKKALRHIVLENCGFGGTHIF; encoded by the coding sequence ATGATGGAAATAGCCAATGTAAGTTTTCCAGAAGTTTTTATTCTGCTGGGCTTCTCTGAACGACCCTCTCTAGAACCCATCCTTTTTATCTTTGTCTTGGGGATTTATGTGGTGACTGTCTTGGGTAATGGCGTCATCATTGTGGTCTCCTGCATGGATGTGCATCTCCACACTCCTATGTACTTCTTTCTTGTCAACCTTTCCTTCCTGGACATTAGCTTCACCACAAGCATCGTCCCACAACTCCTGGTCAACCTCTGGGGACCACAGAAAACCATAAGCTATGGAGGGTGTGTGATCCAGTTCTATATCTCCCACTGGTTGGGGGCAACTGAATGTGTCCTCCTGGCAGTCATGTCCTACGATCGCTATGCTGCCATCTGCAGGCCACTCCACTACACTGTCATCATGCATCCAAAGCTTTGCTGCAGCCTGGCTTTTGCCTCGTGGCTTGGGGGTCTGACCACCAGCATGGTAGGTTCCACGCTCACCATGCTCCTGCCTCTCTGTGGGAACAATCGCATTGACCACTTTTTCTGTGAGATGCCCCTCATTATGCAACTGGCTTGTGTGGATACCAGCTTCAATGAAGTAGAGATGTACGTGGCCAGCTTTATCTTTGTTGTCTTGCCTCTGGGTCTCATTCTGGTCTCATACAGCCGTATTGCCTGGGCTGTGTTGACGATCAGGTCAGCAGAAGGGTGGAGAAAGGCATTCAATACCTGCTCGTCCCATGTGGCAGTAGTGGCTCTGTTTTACGGGAGCATCATTTTCATGTATCTCCAGCCTGCCAAGAGAAACTCTCATGAGGAAGGTAAGCTTGTGGCCCTCTTCTACACTGTGGTCACCCCAATGCTGAACCCCCTGATTTACACGCTAAGGAAcaagactgtgaagaaggcactTAGGCACATTGTATTAgagaactgtggttttggagggacacatatattttaa